GCGACCAGGTCGTCCCGCACACCGTAGGACCCTCCGGGCCCGCGCCCGGCTACGAGATCGACCTCGTGCTGGGCGAGCCGCGCCGCCAGGAGCTGCGCACCGCGCTGGTCGTGGCGCGGGGCTACGGCGGCTTCAACGCGGCGCTCGTGCTGGGACACCACGGATTCCCGGCACCCGACGACTTCCTGGCACACAGCGAATCCCCGGAACTCAGCGAATTCCCGGAACACAGCGAGAAGTGAGAGGAGACGACATGGCCGGCCACACCGACAACAGCATCGTCATCGACGCACCCATGGACCTGGTCTGGGACATGACCAACGACCTCAAGTCCTGGCCCCAGCTGTTCAGCGAGTACGCCGCCGTCGAGGTGCTGGAGGAGAACGACAAGGGGATCACCTTCCGGCTCACGATGCACCCCGACGAGGACGGCAACGCCTGGAGCTGGGTCTCCAAGCGCCTGCCCGACCCGGTGCGGCGCGAGGTGAACGCCCACCGGGTGGAGACCGGGCCCTTCGAGTACATGAACATCCACTGGGAGTACGTGTCCGAGGGCGACGGCGTCAAGATGCGCTGGGTCCAGGACTTCCACATGAAGGAAGCGGCCCCCGTCACCGACGACGGCATGACCGAGCACCTCAACCGCAACACCTTGGTCCAGATGAAGCTCATCAAGGAGAAGGTCGAGGCAGCCGCTGCGGGGAAGCGGTGATCGCGTATCTCGCTCCCCTGGTGGTGCTGTTCAACGGGCTGGCCGCCGGGGTCCTCTTCGGCACCCAGCTCGGCGGCTGGCCGCTGCTGGCCGCGCTCCCGGCGGACCGCTACGTGCACGCGCACGCGTTCTTCGCCACCCGCTACGACCCCGCCATGCCCATCTGTCTGCTGGGCACCCTGGCCGGCGACATCTGGCTGGCGGTGATCAGTCCGGGCGCGGCGGCCCGCGCGCTGTTCGTCGCGGGCGCCGTGCTGGCGGCGGCCACCGTCACCATCTCGCTCACCAAGAACGTGCCCGTCAACAAATGGGTGCGGAACCTCGACCCGGACGACCTGCCGCCCGACTTCGCCGACCGCGACCCGCGATGGCGCTGGGGTGCCTGGAACCAGCGCCGCAGTGCGCTGACCGTGCTCGCACTGGTCGCCAACTGCGCGGCCCTCACGATCCTGCTGTGACGCAAGCTCCCGACAGACACATTCACCCGGAGACCCCCGACTCACTTGGAGGAATACTCATGGATCTCGGCCTCAAGGGCAAGAAGGCCCTGGTCACCGGCGGAACCAGGGGCGTGGGCCGGGGCATCGCGCTCGCCCTGGCCGAGGCCGGTGCCGATGTGCTGACCTGCTATCAGAACGAGAGCGAGGCGGTGGCCTCACTGGAGACCGCGCTCAAGGAGACCGACGGCGACCACCACGTCGTGTGCGCCGACGTCTCCGACCCCCACAGCGTGGGCGCTCTTCTCGCCGAGGCCCGCACCCGCTGGGGCCGCCTCGATGTCGTCGTCAACAACGCCGGCGCCATCAGCCACATCCCCTACGCCGAACTCCCCCTGGCGGAGTGGCGGCGGATCGTGGACACCAACCTGACCGGCGTCCACCTGGTCACCCAGGGCGCGCTGCCGCTGCTGGG
This sequence is a window from Streptomyces sp. NBC_01775. Protein-coding genes within it:
- a CDS encoding SRPBCC family protein, yielding MAGHTDNSIVIDAPMDLVWDMTNDLKSWPQLFSEYAAVEVLEENDKGITFRLTMHPDEDGNAWSWVSKRLPDPVRREVNAHRVETGPFEYMNIHWEYVSEGDGVKMRWVQDFHMKEAAPVTDDGMTEHLNRNTLVQMKLIKEKVEAAAAGKR
- a CDS encoding DUF1772 domain-containing protein, translated to MIAYLAPLVVLFNGLAAGVLFGTQLGGWPLLAALPADRYVHAHAFFATRYDPAMPICLLGTLAGDIWLAVISPGAAARALFVAGAVLAAATVTISLTKNVPVNKWVRNLDPDDLPPDFADRDPRWRWGAWNQRRSALTVLALVANCAALTILL
- a CDS encoding SDR family NAD(P)-dependent oxidoreductase, yielding MDLGLKGKKALVTGGTRGVGRGIALALAEAGADVLTCYQNESEAVASLETALKETDGDHHVVCADVSDPHSVGALLAEARTRWGRLDVVVNNAGAISHIPYAELPLAEWRRIVDTNLTGVHLVTQGALPLLGEGSSVISIGSKAVEAGIPLRSHYTATKAALVGLNRSLAKEFGGKGIRFNIVALGVVETENLHKMPEDQQKLMIERYSAKTALGRLGTPDEVAGAILWLASDLSRYVTGATIGVDGGIS